Sequence from the Nitrospirota bacterium genome:
TCTGTTCTCACTGAACTTTCCGTGAGAGAATTAAGCAGGGTAGATTTACCTGCATTTGTATAGCCTACGATTGAGAGTATCGGGATGCCGCTCTGTATCCTTCTACTCTTCCGCTGTTTTCTCCCTTTGCTCAATTCCTTCAGTTCTTTCTCGAGATGTGCTATTTTATCTCTAACCCTTCTGCGATCTACCTCGAGCGTTGTCTCACCAGGACCCCTTCCCCCTATACCTCCTGTTAGCCTTGAGAGTGCTGTGCTTCTTTCAGAGAGTCTTGGAAGCATATATTTGAGCTGTGCAAGTTCAACCTGTATCTTGCCATCCCTGCTGTGCGCCCTTCTTGTAAATATATCAAGGATCAATTGTGTCCTGTCTATAACCTTCAGTTCTGTAATCTCGCCCAATGACTTAACCTGTGTGGGCGTCAGGTTTTGATCGAATATAATAAGTGTAGCACCCTTCTGGAGTGCCTTTATTATAAGTTCCTTAATCTTTCCTTCCCCCATCAGATACCTATGGTGGATCTCATGTGGTCTCTGCACAACAGTATCTATTACAACTACATCGTCTGACCTCGCAAGCTCTCTCAGCTCTTCGATTGATTCCTCCTGTTCTATCCTGCTCTTCATAGATACACTAACAAGGATAGCCCTTTCTCTCTGGTCTTTTATATCTATCCCTGAATGTGTGGATTCAAACTCATCCTCAAGGGCACTCACGAATTCATCTACATTAAGTTCAAAACTATGCAGAGGAACAGAAGGCATTACCTCGTAGAGCTTTTCCTGAAGATTAGGTGGAAGCAGATACGCTACCGATATGCTTCCTGGTAGACCATTTTCGAGCACGCCGACTGATGCAATGAAATCAAGGCGAAGTAACGCAAGGTCTGTAAGGTCTTCATGACTCAAAGGTTCGTCCCTGAGATGTGTGTGAACTAACCTCACACCCCTCAGTCTCTTTTTACCGAGGCGGAAGTCT
This genomic interval carries:
- the hflX gene encoding GTPase HflX — encoded protein: MAIANICGNTTGLKPSEIRGLERIYRRRIPIDKVITPELARYLTELSLEIGRQIGILITRRGFIAYVIVGDEKGIVIPELSDFRLGKKRLRGVRLVHTHLRDEPLSHEDLTDLALLRLDFIASVGVLENGLPGSISVAYLLPPNLQEKLYEVMPSVPLHSFELNVDEFVSALEDEFESTHSGIDIKDQRERAILVSVSMKSRIEQEESIEELRELARSDDVVVIDTVVQRPHEIHHRYLMGEGKIKELIIKALQKGATLIIFDQNLTPTQVKSLGEITELKVIDRTQLILDIFTRRAHSRDGKIQVELAQLKYMLPRLSERSTALSRLTGGIGGRGPGETTLEVDRRRVRDKIAHLEKELKELSKGRKQRKSRRIQSGIPILSIVGYTNAGKSTLLNSLTESSVRTENLLFATLDTSSRRLRFPRERDVIITDTVGFIKDIPEDLLGAFRPTLDELQDANLLIHVVDISSPNFEQHIDTVNRLLVRLKLDHIPQILIFNKEDLVDELFARNVCRQYGGVSISAIKKETLRRLITAIEERLWGYVEEITLMDRIRVAM